One Gossypium raimondii isolate GPD5lz chromosome 3, ASM2569854v1, whole genome shotgun sequence genomic window carries:
- the LOC105794612 gene encoding uncharacterized protein LOC105794612, translating into MVGTKITIKFLCSYGGKIVPRYPDGKLRYYGGETRVLAVDRSIPFSELLVKMGEMYGSAVSLRCQLPTEDLDALVSITSDEDLANLIEEYDRVASPPSSIKIRAFLSPPRSTKKDASPPSSSASSSKSSSTSTPRYSCIRQISRTPVAYPLCSEKSAGKMIPYYGYHGHHGNPSHIYLIHSGNYWQ; encoded by the exons ATGGTCGGAACTAAAATCACTATCAAGTTCCTCTGTAGTTACGGCGGAAAAATCGTCCCTCGTTACCCTGACGGCAAACTCCGTTATTACGGCGGTGAAACCCGTGTCCTCGCTGTCGATCGCTCCATTCCCTTCTCTG AGCTGTTGGTGAAGATGGGAGAGATGTATGGGTCAGCGGTGAGCCTACGTTGCCAATTGCCTACAGAGGATTTAGACGCGCTGGTTTCGATCACTTCCGATGAGGATCTCGCGAATCTCATCGAGGAATACGATCGGGTAGCGTCGCCACCCTCTTCTATAAAGATCAGAGCTTTTCTTTCGCCTCCGAGATCCACCAAAAAAGATGCTTCTCCGCCTTCGTCATCGGCTTCGTCTTCAAAGTCGTCATCTACATCCACTCCTAGATACTCCTGCATACGCCAGATCTCGAGGACTCCCGTTGCCTATCCTCTTTGCTCGGAAAAATCTGCGGGGAAGATGATCCCTTACTATGGTTACCATGGTCACCATGGCAACCCTAGCCATATTTACCTTATTCACAGCGGGAATTACTGGCAATAG